ACAGGTTTGTACAAAAATAAGTGTTTGGATGCATCTGAGTCGCTcacctctcctcttcatcatcctcatcacccATGGCATCGTCAATAGCGTCGTTCATCATCTCCTCCTTCATGTCCATGATTTCACTCTGTTTTTCAAATTCCATCATGATCTTCTGAATCTGAGGCAGTTTCAGCTGTGgagggaaaaataaatatgagtCAGCATCAGGAGGGttctttgtttatttccatcaaacagtgtgtctgtgatttCTTGGACGGACCTGTTTGTTCATGGTGGCCATGGCTTTGGTGACGCCTTTCATCGCCTGTGCCATGCTGTTGTTGGACTTGAGCGTCTGTATCTTTAGACTGACGGCCTGAATGTTGGCTCTCATCATGATGAACTTCTTAACGTAGCGCCGCGTGCGAACTAAGTCTTTGGCCATGATCTTGACGGCGTCCTGCACACAGTAATAACAGCACACATCACGGTTAGGGTTACATATTATTCTCTCCTCGTGAAACACAAGTTATTTTTCTTCGTCTCACCATTTGTCCTTGTTTGGCCAGTTTCTTTATGTCAGCGATGATCTTCTTCTCCTGTTGCTCCAGTTTCTGTCGCTCTCGGTCCAGTTCTCTCATGGCTCGGTTGAGTGCCCTCTGATTCTGCCTCAGCATCTCCTCCGGAGTCTTCCTTCTCCCAAACAGTTTGTCCATCTGTTAGAAAATACCAAAAGTAGAATGTCAATAAAGGCAAGCTGAACAGGTTCTGTTGAAAACTAAAATTCATTAATTAATCCAGTGGTTCCTAACCTCTTTCCTGAGGGACCCCTTTTCTATCATTATAAACTGACGATCCCGACTATGGGACATatgttatttcatattatatttaatgCATGGCAGTAACAGCTGTGTAATCAACCCAAACAGTGAAGGCAGTAACTTTGTGTTAAACAAGCAATTTGGACGAATTCATATTTGTAGGAACTTTTTATACAATTTTCTGTCTgtaatatgtttttatgtttgttttttaacaatcacacacactttatagGCCTCTCTTTGAcagattcagtgttttcttctcctgATAATTGCTGCATGTTCTGTTAGCCCTTTGGTTGGTTAAACTGCATACTTTCCTAACGCAGGTCGAGCTTGTTAAACAGAGTGAAGACTCTGTGACTTCAGCTTGTGCTAAATTCTTCACCATATGTTTATCCTGTGAGAATTACAAGTTTATATCTTCAGTAATAATCTAAAGTTTAACAATGTCACTCTGTTTTCTTCACATAAATGATCGTAGGCCTgcagtatatttaaaaaaaaaagttttcttaatCTCCTGGCGACCCCCACATGAAGCTCTGGCGACCCAGAAAATggaaatttgtgttttgaaaataactgaaataaagTTAAGATTCTCTGTCCAGCTGGTAGATTAGCAAATGTACACGGTGTATTAATCGATGAGTTTAGAACAGTGAAGCTTCAAAGCGGTGTATTGCTGCAACCCTACGTGTAAGACTTTAATAATTGAGATAAAGCCTGTAGGAAATAAGTGACGTACTTTACAGCTCACTGAAATGAAGGATTATTAACATGACAGGTGAATTTGGTTTTGGTCTGTTTGGATAACAGATCAATAAACAATGATTATCTGTCGATCAATCTGATGATtatatgaaatatatttgtTCTTGCTGTTTCTCTAAAATGTCAGATGATAAATAATCAGCGTTTCCCAAAGTCCAAAATGACGTCATCACGTCTTGTTATGTCAACGGATTTTCACGTAACCGCCACAGAGGAGCAAAGGAACACATTTAAGAAGTGGAAATCAGAGAATATCGACTTTTATTCTTTAAactgattaatcgattatcaaatCAGCTGGTCACTGATGTTGATAGTTGACAACAGGTCTGACTGATCGTGAGGAAAAAGTAGTTTAGCTGAGATTTAATGTGTAAAACTGAGACAATTAattgactgacagaaaattaattactattattgtgtgtgtgtgagactcttCTTTAGTAAAGTGACTGAAGTTATCAGATAAACGTAGTGAAGAAGTAACGTTACAGTGTGTCCctctgagctgtaacgttagtgGAGTATAATGTACTGTAGTAAAGAAGTAACGTTACAGTGTGTCCctctgagctgtaacgttattGGGGTATAAAGTACTGTAGTAAAGAAGTAACGTTACAGTGTGTCCctctgagctgtaacgttagtgGAGTATAAAGTACTGTAGTAAAGAAGTAACGTTACAGTGTGTCCctctgagctgtaacgttagtgGAGTATGAAGTAACGTAGCTAATGTACTTGTTTCTAACAGTGTGTCAGCCATGTTAGCGCTGCCATGACCTCATGTTTCCTGGATAATATTACTCAGCGGTTCTTAATGTGACTGGAGGCCTGTCACAATCTCGGTTCAGCCCTGTTTTAGCTGCTTCTGTCTCAGACCTGTCCAACATCTTCTGATGTAGCGCCGCCATGTCAGATTGAACCCGGCTGTGAGGGAGCGGATCCCCGCAGTGTTTCTCTCACCTGGTCGTTTGATGGCGGTGATCCGTAAAGATGTTTAAAGCGTCTTCTCCGACTCCGAGTCGAGACAAATTTGAACgattatttgttttctttcctacACTTCCGTGTTGCGATAGTTTCACTTCCGGGAAATGACGTAGCCGCGTAGTTTCGAGCGTCAAGTTGAGAGTGGGTGTTCACGCGGCCGGGGAGGAAACGGaagctttcaaaataaaagatgagGCTCGATAGGACACTTTTATTGATCCCCAGCGGGTTGTTGCAGCAGAACAAGGACAGAAGGAAATACAGATTATTAATAAGTAAGTAAGTTAGTATGATACTTAATAATAAGACGGACATAAACTAATAAGAAGTTTAGGGTAGAATGAGAAACTATTAAAGAGCATTTGGAGACAAAATGACTCGTTCATATGACAGTGGTGTGATTAATATGTAAACAATGTTTACCAGACTAACATATGATATGATATCATAGCATACGGTGCAAGAGTTCATGTAAATTAACGTATAGAGAAAGTGATATGAGACATAatcagtgttggggagtaactagttacatttaactagttacatgtactTAAGTTACAAAACAGGTTCTATTTTAAccagttacagttactgagaaaaaatatgatgttaaattacacttactaatcaaaatgttggtaaaTAAAAAGGGGTTACATCCGAatatattcttttcttttttagcttCACTGCCCAGAaaagtattatattatattatagaaAATGTTATAATTTGGTCTACcatatataatattttattgattaaaTTATAAGTTTTTAATTCTTCTTAAATTTTTGGCTTATAAACACTTTATTCTAATTTTGAATGTGTTAttagtatttattattatttcttgtATTTGTTCTGTATTCATTTTGATGATGTGATATGTTGCTAGGTTAGTTACAGAtttatttcaaaacttttccccTAAATGGAAAAGGTTTGTGCCAAACCCTTGTAGGCTTTTATTTTATAGGTAAAAGCACGCTACTTCCGGTTGTAATCTCGCGCCATTTACGTTGCCGGATTGCACATGTGCGACTGAACCAAAGGCCACAGACGTGTCAGCTATGGAGGGAGACAGTTGGTGCTGATGGCTGAACAAAGGAAAGTCCTTCCGACAGATTCTCAGTAAAATCTGCGGACTCATCATTTCTGGATTAAAGGATCATTATCTCTTCTTCATTAGCTGAGTCACGTTTCTCTGAGGCAGTCCCAACTCTTACTGCCTCTGGACACATCCAACCACTTCAATATGTGGGTGTTGAGTGTTGCACATCAGCACAAGTTGCTCCTCGTTGGGACTAGAAGATTGCACAAGTCTGCATTATTTTTACGAGTGGGCTGTTATCATGTCTCAGCCTCTGTCCTGCACCCAGAGGACAGCAGCATCAACCCTGTGGTGAGGAGACGACGCAGTGTGATAAATACTTCCGGTGTCCAACACAAACCTGTTGTACCAGATGGAAGGCGAGATCATAAGAGGTCAGTTCAGAGTAAAGTGCGGAAGAATGAGACCCCAGTGTTGCAGAAACCAAGTGAGCGGAGGGAGGGGGACAGCAGAGTGTCATCTGAACTCAGGAGACTGAGTCTGGAGGATTTCCCCGAGCagaaggagaggatggagggtcagaggtcaacacTGGACTCCAAAGCTGAGAACTATGAGGTGCTGTTTGGCGTCGCTCCCTGTTTCTTGGCTCTCTCTCAGGGCAGAAGGAAGGCCCAGAGGCTGTTTGTAAAAGATGGCGAGGCCTCTCACAGGGCGTCTGTGTTACAGGTGTGCGAGGAGGCTTATCGACAAGGAGTACAAGTCCAGCGGGTCAGTAAGAGGGATCTGGACAAGATGTCTTCTGGGCGAGTGCATCAAGGAGTATGTCTGCAAGCAAGTCCTCTGAGCTACCTCACAGAGGACAGAGACTCTGCACCCAGCAGAGGAGACACCCCTCTCTGGCTCGTCTTGGAGAGAATTCAGGACCCGATGAATCTCGGCGCCATTCTGCGCTCGGCTTACTTCCTCGGTGTGGACAGAGTCGTCAGCAGTCTTCGCCACAGCTGTCCGTTGTCTCCAGTGGTCAGCAAGGCCAGCTCAGGCGTCATGGAGGTGCTCGAGGTGTATGGGTATGAAGACCTTGAGGACATGCTGGAGTTGAAGGTGGCTCAGGGCTGGCAGGTGGTTGGCACGGTGGGAGCTGAAGCACAGGAGTCCCAGATTCCTGTCACCCAGTGTGCAGACTTTCACATGACTAAACCCACGGTGTTGCTGATGGGAGGTGAGGGGGAGGGACTGTCCCAGCAGCTGCTCTCTCTGTGCCAAACTCTCCTCACCATCCCAGCTGGCAGAGAGTTGTTCCCAGGTATAGAGTCTCTGAACGTCTCTGTAGCTACAGGCATTCTGCTGCACTCCCTGCTGTCGTCCAGGAGCTCCACCACATGATGACCTACATAAACACCTGTCTGTACTCTACAACAGAGGCAGGAAGGGAACTGACAAGTAGACATGTTGATGTATGTGAAACTGAACACTTTACTGCAGTCTTCAGATAcggcttaaaggtccagtgtgtaggatgcaGGGGGACATATTGACAGATATGGAAtatgataagtatgttttctttagtgtttaataacctgaaaataacaataattgtgtttttgttaccttcgaATCTTAGTGGGTCCTCgtttatggagatcaccatgttcctacagtagcccagaacagacaaaacattTGGTTTTCACATTGGCCACTTTAGTTTGCAGCTCTCCGTGATGACATCTCGTaaaaatgctgatttttttgtATGGAACTGTTTTATCCACTGTTTAAAGCAGTTTAAACTACTGGTGTCCAATTGTTTTGGGGAGAGACCTCTGCTgctaattcagctcctggttaaaacttGCTAAACATCTAGATctcaagttatcagagaaaataggttagcacacattagcaagtATTAGGCTAGCAGCCCATCTCCGACATGCCCAACAccgttggagaaacactgatttgtaatgtggaactgctttattcagtgattttactggtttaaatcaggggtccatttgttttggagaggaagagacctctgtgaataattcagctcccggtataaacctcctgaacaatgaacactgaaggaactcTAACTAGGagcagtttcagctggttgcaatctgcattcctcaccgctagatgccactaaatcccctaaatcttacacactgaacctttaaaggaCAAGGACGACAGTATTCTATATTTGTCTCCTGATAGTAAATTCAAATAATGAATGTATCTACTAAcaagcactgtgtgtgtatcagagGCTGATATATCCTCTTTCTCTGTGCCGTAGAACTCCATTGTTGTCtattaaaactattaaaacacaCCAGAGAGCCACAGCATATTCTCATTACCATGAAGGTACACACTTGAAAATATTTAGACTCAATCCTGCAGACACGTTCCTACTGCCACTAATACccactagagcaccaaatgtgaaTTAATCCGctactgaaaatagtccccaacaaatgcacagtttcctcctgtttgagtaatgtttgATAAAAATGACAGTGCTCCGCAGTTTAAatgaaactatatatttgtgacACAACgtattaaaggtatactatgcagggttGTTGGTTGATgtttgtaacagtaaaatccaACCACAGATTCACTCCTGTTTGGCATTTGGCCTTTCTATATctgtgtttcagtgctgtgtcttttggatgtgtgctgcttatgGGCTGACAGCTGGTCccctacctttttataaagtcctgcccttacctgagtgctgtgggggtgCATGCCCttacctgagtgctgtgggggtacatgcccttacctgagtgctgtgggggtacTTGCTGTttcctgagtgctgtggggtgCATGCCCTTACCCgagtgctgtgggggtacatgcccttacctgagtgctgtgggggtgCATGCCCttacctgagtgctgtgggggtacatGCCCTTACCTGAGTGCTGAGGGGGTACATGCCCttacctgagtgctgtgggggtacGTGCTGTttcctgagtgctgtggggtaCATGCCCttacctgagtgctgtgggggtacatGCCCTTACCTGAGTGCTGTCGGGGTGCATGCCCttacctgagtgctgtgggggtacGTGCTGTttcctgagtgctgtgggggtacatgcccttacctgagtgctgtgggggtgCATGCCCttacctgagtgctgtgggggtgCATGCCCttacctgagtgctgtgggggtatATGCCCTTACCTGNNNNNNNNNNNNNNNNNNNNNNNNNNNNNNNNNNNNNNNNNNNNNNNNNNNNNNNNNNNNNNNNNNNNNNNNNNNNNNNNNNNNNNNNNNNNNNNNNNNNNNNNNNNNNNNNNNNNNNNNNNNNNNNNNNNNNNNNNNNNNNNNNNNNNNNNNNNNNNNNNNNNNNNNNNNNNNNNNNNNNNNNNNNNNNNNNNNNNNNNNNNNNNNNNNNNNNNNNNNNNNNNNNNNNNNNNNNNNNNNNNNNNNNNNNNNNNNNNNNNNNNNNNNNNNNNNNNNNNNNNNNNNNNNNNNNNNNNNNNNNNNNNNNNNNNNNNNNNNNNNNNNNNNNNNNNNNNNNNNNNNNNNNNNNNNNNNNNNNNNNNNNNNNNNNNNNNNNNNNNNNNNNNNNNNNNNNNNNNNNNNNNNNNNNNNNNNNNNNNNNNNNNNNNNNNNNNNNNNNNNNNNNNNNNNNNNNNNNNNNNNNNNNNNNNNNNNNNNNNNNNNNNNNNNNNNNNNNNNNNNNNNNNNNNNNNNNNNNNNNNNNNNNNNNNNNNNNNNNNNNNNNNNNNNNNNNNNNNNNNNNNNNNNNNNNNNNNNNNNNNNNNNNNNNNNNNNNNNNNNNNNNNNNNNNNNNNNNNNNNNNNNNNNNNNNNNNNNNNNNNNNNNNNNNNNNNNNNNNNNNNNNNNNNNNNNNNNNNNNNNNNNNNNNNNNNNNNNNNNNNNNNNNNNNNNNNNNNNNNNNNNNNNNNNNNNNNNNNNNNNNNNNNNNNNNNNNNNNNNNNNNNNNNNNNNNNNNNNNNNNNNNNNNNNNNNNNNNNNNNNNNNNNNNNNNNNNNNNNNNNNNNNNNNNNNNNNNNNNNNNNNNNNNNNNNNNNNNNNNNNNNNNNNNNNNNNNNNNNNNNNNNNNNNNNNNNNNNNNNNNNNNNNNNNNNNNNNNNNNNNNNNNNNNNNNNNNNNNNNNNNNNNNNNNNNNNNNNNNNNNNNNNNNNNNNNNNNNNNNNNNNNNNNNNNNNNNNNNNNNNNNNNNNNNNNNNNNNNNNNNNNNNNNNNNNNNNNNNNNNNNNNNNNNNNNNNNNNNNNNNNNNNNNNNNNNNNNNNNNNNNNNNNNNNNNNNNNNNNNNNNNNNNNNNNNNNNNNNNNNNNNNNNNNNNNNNNNNNNNNNNNNNNNNNNNNNNNNNNNNNNNNNNNNNNNNNNNNNNNNNNNNNNNNNNNNNNNNNNNNNNNNNNNNNNNNNNNNNNNNNNNNNNNNNNNNNNNNNNNNNNNNNNNNNNNNNNNNNNNNNNNNNNNNNNNNNNNNNNNNNNNNNNNNNNNNNNNNNNNNNNNNNNNNNNNNNNNNNNNNNNNNNNNNNNNNNNNNNNNNNNNNNNNNNNNNNNNNNNNNNNNNNNNNNNNNNNNNNNNNNNNNNNNNNNNNNNNNNNNNNNNNNNNNNNNNNNNNNNNNNNNNNNNNNNNNNNNNNNNNNNNNNNNNNNNNNNNNNNNNNNNNNNNNNNNNNNNNNNNNNNNNNNNNNNNNNNNNNNNNNNNNNNNNNNNNNNNNNNNNNNNNNNNNNNNNNNNNNNNNNNNNNNNNNNNNNNNNNNNNNNNNNNNNNNNNNNNNNNNNNNNNNNNNNNNNNNNNNNNNNNNNNNNNNNNNNNNNNNNNNNNNNNNNNNNNNNNNNNNNNNNNNNNNNNNNNNNNNNNNNNNNNNNNNNNNNNNNNNNNNNNNNNNNNNNNNNNNNNNNNNNNNNNNNNNNNNNNNNNNNNNNNNNNNNNNNNNNNNNNNNNNNNNNNNNNNNNNNNNNNNNNNNNNNNNNNNN
The Epinephelus moara isolate mb chromosome 13, YSFRI_EMoa_1.0, whole genome shotgun sequence genome window above contains:
- the chmp2a gene encoding charged multivesicular body protein 2a; this encodes MDKLFGRRKTPEEMLRQNQRALNRAMRELDRERQKLEQQEKKIIADIKKLAKQGQMDAVKIMAKDLVRTRRYVKKFIMMRANIQAVSLKIQTLKSNNSMAQAMKGVTKAMATMNKQLKLPQIQKIMMEFEKQSEIMDMKEEMMNDAIDDAMGDEDDEEESDAIVSQVLDELGLNLSDQLSDLPSTGGSLSVAGGKKAEPQAALADADADLEERLNNLRRT
- the mrm1 gene encoding rRNA methyltransferase 1, mitochondrial, whose amino-acid sequence is MWVLSVAHQHKLLLVGTRRLHKSALFLRVGCYHVSASVLHPEDSSINPVVRRRRSVINTSGVQHKPVVPDGRRDHKRSVQSKVRKNETPVLQKPSERREGDSRVSSELRRLSLEDFPEQKERMEGQRSTLDSKAENYEVLFGVAPCFLALSQGRRKAQRLFVKDGEASHRASVLQVCEEAYRQGVQVQRVSKRDLDKMSSGRVHQGVCLQASPLSYLTEDRDSAPSRGDTPLWLVLERIQDPMNLGAILRSAYFLGVDRVVSSLRHSCPLSPVVSKASSGVMEVLEVYGYEDLEDMLELKVAQGWQVVGTVGAEAQESQIPVTQCADFHMTKPTVLLMGGEGEGLSQQLLSLCQTLLTIPAGRELFPGIESLNVSVATGILLHSLLSSRSSTT